A stretch of DNA from Cannabis sativa cultivar Pink pepper isolate KNU-18-1 chromosome X, ASM2916894v1, whole genome shotgun sequence:
caagatactctccatatgactctcttatgtcaaggtattttgggtacaatatatataaaaagaggtatgtttcaattaaatataaaattagaggtaaatttgattaataaaagtggtactttTCAACATACTCCTATGtaaattaggttttcaaatttcatatttaatgttttaatATGTTTAGGTAGTTTTATTTGTCACTGATGCTGAAAAAATTGTCGGTGCTTGTTGTCAGTGTCGGAAAAATCACTGGAGTAACTGTTGGTGctagaaaagtcgtcggagttgctgccAACGCCGAAAAATTCACTAGAATTGGAATTGTCGCCGAAAAAATAACTGAAAAATACAAAGAAACtaattttggtgatttttccgttgacaatgccaattctgacgacttttctgacaCTGGCAGCTACTtcggcgacttttccggcaccgacaaAAAACTTCGAAAAAGTCATCGGAATTGGCATAATTGCCGGAAAAATTATCAAGTTCTTGACGACTTTTCTAGCATTGGCAACAACTCCGACAACTTTTCCAACACCGCCAGGTACTCCAGCGAATTTTTCGTTACTGACAGCAAACTCCAGAaaattcgtcagaattggcattgtcgtcggaaaaatcaccaagaaactagtttcttcatcaagaaaatggagtttcttgatgaagaaactagtttcttggtattttttcgGTGATTTTTCCAGCGATAATGCCAATTCCGATAATTTTTTCGGTGCCGACagcaactccggtgactttccCATCGCCGACAACAACTTCGGAGACTTTCTGATGCCTACAGCAAACTCCGATGTTTTTCCGGCATCAGTGACAAATTCCGGCGATTACTGTAGtttcatttgttttatttttattttttaaaaaaaaatatatgaagagaattttaatagtTTTATGGTAATTCAATCCCATATATGTTGTAAGGCCAGTATGGCTAGTTTTGGTTCTGTAAGGCTAGTATGGCTAGTTTTTAGTTTTGTAAGGCCAGTATGActagttttaattttgtaaggtCAGTATGACTAGTTTTAGTTTTGTAAGGCTAACATGACTAGTTTTAGTTTGTAAAGTTATTATATGGatagttttaattttgtaaggtAAGTTTGGTCTAATAATAACACATCAAATATAGTGTAGTAACCGTTAGCAATGGagatgaaaaatagataagtatCTACATCAGAGAATTCTATGTgactatttttataaattttcatattttattttttattttatttgtaagggaaatttcattttttttattaaatatttattatgtattaatttttttctctttattttgcaGGTGTTCTACTAGTGGATCGAAAGTGACAATTCTCAATTTTGAGGTTATGGAAGAAAATTCTCGTTGCGTAACTTTGTTACCTTTGTTATTTTAACCTGTATCGgtttcctttcaaaaaaaaaaaaatcccatatgttaagttttaattttaaataccatatttttcttattaaattttgaattatcatacatatattatatgtataaacataTAACAACAAGTATTATATGTATTGTtaccatatttatttttatttttccttttcaaaaaaaaaaaaaaaaaaaactagttttatttttctgggAATTATCCATAGGAAAACCCCTTTCAGTTGGAAATAAATGGGcttttttgggccttgtgtacGGTTCAAGCCCCAGCCCATAATCTCATAGCGGCAAAAATCACAATCTCCCGCCATAGCTAAAAAGCTTttcccatgattctcaacagtATCAGGAAAAAAACAAAGGCTGAAAATGGGGAAGGAGAAACAGTACTGGCTTTTGAAGACGGAGCCTGGAGAGTGGTCATGGGATCACCAAGCATCGAACGGTGGCCTAACCAAGTGGGACGGTGTCAAAAACAAGCAGGCTCAGAAGCACCTCAAGTCCATGAAACAAGGCGACCTTTGCTTCTTCTACCACTCCGGAGCCAAAGCCCGCCGAGTCGTCGGCGTCGTCAAGGTCAGCCGTGAGTGGTACTcggagaaggaagaagaagacgacGTCGTTGTGGACGTGGAGGCCGTTGGGGAGATGAGGAGGCTGGTTGACTTGAGTGAGATGAAAAGAGACCCTGGTCTTGCTGGCTTTACTCTGTTTAGACAGCCCAGATTGTCGGTTGTGCCAGTTTCCATGGATGTGTGGGAGAAGGTCTGTGAATTGGGTGGTGGGTTTGAAGGAGATGGTAAAGATATCGATAATGGCGGTAGTGGTGATGATAATGAAGAAGAGCAGTGTTGAGAATTTTGGATGCATAGAAGGTGTTTGTAATTTTGTCTAGCTCAAGAAGCAAGTGTAAATTTTTGGGTTAATGTTTGTTAATCCTTGGTTTATTTTAGTTTGcttatgttttgttttatttttggagTATTGGCTTAtccaaaaatatgagaaaatatataGAGAAATCAGTGAAAAAACATTGTAAATTTTGtgattcaaaatttcaaatattaccATTGTTTTGGACCCTTATCTTTGAGGACTAAATTtgtttcacttttattattcaTATCGATTAATATTGTATCCTTTTTTGGGTGGTGTTGGCCATTTAGTTATGGGTACTGGGTGTCATTATTTGAGTGTAATATCTTTGAAAAGGCGATTCATTAGCCTATGTTACACAGGCTGTAACATTTTTCTCAACCTTTTTATCAATAAAAGACTTCGAACAATGTGATTGGAAATGAATCaagtaaaaactaaaaagaataataattaaaaaaaaaaaaaggttgaaAACTTGAAATCAAACACGGTGGTTTATCATTTCAAAAGTTAAAAATCTGagtaaaaaattagaagaacaAAGCCGCTGTTGGCCTTTACCGTGCTGAGTTCTTAGTTCAAGTAAGAGTTTGAATTGAAAATCGATGCGAATGCAAATGCTGGCTCCAATACGACCTCGTTTTGGCGGTCTACTGAACCCGTCATGGTTCAACACCTTCAGAGGCCTCCGAGCTctctcatcttcttcctccgCCTCTGCCAACCAGTCTCGGGGCGGTCTCCCTCGTTTCTTTTCTGAAAATCTCCCTACTACCAAGGTATGTTGTTCTCTCTATTCTTCTTCAGTTTATGTATGTTTGACTTGAAATGCTGTCTTTGTGTTTGAGAAAATGTCTGTGAAAGACCCGAGTTTGGAGAATAACAAATTCGAACTTGGGATATATTTGTTTTACGAAAGTTGTTTTCTTTTAAACTTGTTGTTGCTTTACATCAAATTGTAGGGTAGTGTTGTCCGCGTTCAAGGCGATGAATTCTGGCATATgactaaagttttaagattggGCATCAATGATAGGTACCCTTTTCTCTTATCCTTTTTAGATGAAAGCACTTTTGATAATTCATGTGGGTTCAGTTCAAATACTTGTGATTATTCACATAATATGTATAAGGGTAGAGCTGTTCAACGGGAAAGGAGAGTTAATAGAAGGCTGCATTGAGAGGATTGACCGTTATGGGATTGATTTTGTAGCATTGGAAGATCCCAAGTTTATTCTTTCACAGAACACACAGTGGCATGTATTTGCAGCCTTTGGTGAGTTTTTAACCATCTCCAGCTGAATTAGCTCATAAAATTGTTTCTGTACCTTGCTCAGGATACCATATATGTTCATAGGCTAAAAAATGCTTACTTTTAGGGTCTCTAAAGGGTGGTCGGGCAGACTGGCTTGTTGAGAAATGCACGGTATGTGTAGAAAGATTGTCCATTTACTATGTATAGTGGCCAAATTATTCATGAGGGTTCTAATATCTCTTATTTTCAATCAATTATCTAGGAGCTGGGTGCCAGCAGTGTAACCCCACTGCTGACAGAGCGTTCCTCGTCTATCTCCGAGAATCGGGTGGACAGATTGCAGCGTGTAGTTTTAGCAGCAACTAAACAATGTAAAATGTCAACAGCTTTCATGTTGTTTAATGTTCTGTTAAAATTCTTTTGACCCATCTTTATCTTTCTGTGGATATGATAACTTCTATGACAGGTCAACGGCTACATGAGATGATTTTAAATCCTCCAATGAAGATTGATGACCTTCTACCTACAGTGAGTTTTACTCTGCTTTTTCTTATGCGGTTATGCCCCAAAAGCTTGGGATTATATC
This window harbors:
- the LOC133031826 gene encoding uncharacterized protein LOC133031826, with product MGKEKQYWLLKTEPGEWSWDHQASNGGLTKWDGVKNKQAQKHLKSMKQGDLCFFYHSGAKARRVVGVVKVSREWYSEKEEEDDVVVDVEAVGEMRRLVDLSEMKRDPGLAGFTLFRQPRLSVVPVSMDVWEKVCELGGGFEGDGKDIDNGGSGDDNEEEQC
- the LOC115702434 gene encoding uncharacterized protein LOC115702434 — its product is MRMQMLAPIRPRFGGLLNPSWFNTFRGLRALSSSSSASANQSRGGLPRFFSENLPTTKGSVVRVQGDEFWHMTKVLRLGINDRVELFNGKGELIEGCIERIDRYGIDFVALEDPKFILSQNTQWHVFAAFGSLKGGRADWLVEKCTELGASSVTPLLTERSSSISENRVDRLQRVVLAATKQCQRLHEMILNPPMKIDDLLPTVSQSTLSFVAVAEATPLVSALTSLRIQPSGLIIVGPEGDFTEKELNLITGSGASAVGLGPHRLRVETATMALLATLMLWSDSQQAVDS